DNA sequence from the Bacillus pumilus genome:
TTAAAATATTCGCCATCATGTCATAGTTCACTTCAGCTCCAAGCTGAGCTTGAATTCGTGTTTCCCATACGTGCCAAGTGACAAAAATCAATGTGATGATACCTGAAACCCTTTGCAGTCTAAACAACCAGTTTCTTAAGTAACTGAAGCGAGACGTGTTGTTTTGTGCCGTAAAGGCTATGTACACCCCATAAACAGCATGATAGATCAGTGGTAAGAAAATCACGAACAGCTCAAGTGCATATCTGAATGGAAGCTGTTCCATAAAGTGTGCAGCTTTGTTAAACGCCTCTGGTCCATTCGTCGCAAAGTGGTTAATCACTAAGTGCTGAATTAAAAATAGACCGACCGGAATGACGCCAAGCAAAGAATGCAATCTCCGATAAAAAAATTCTTTGTTCCCCGACATTACTTTACCCCCTAGTAAAAAGTGCAATTGCTGAAAATTGTCTTACCCCCGCTTCTTTCAATTGTAAGCACTTTATTCAAATTTATTGACAATTTCATTTTACTCCTATGTCAAAAAAGCGTCAAGAAACCGCGTACATAAATTAAAATTTTCCGAAATTTAAAAGTTTTAAATCAAAATTCGTTTTACTACAATAAGAATTTCTTAGACTTCAGGGAAAACTCTGTCATCATATGCTCACATAAGCTATAATAAATTGTTGAAAGAGGGGAGCCGTACAATGAATAAATTCGAATCTAACTTAGAACAGCTAAAAGAAATTGAAGTCAATGGATTTGCCTACGAGCTGATACGCGAAGTTCTGCTGCCTGATATTTTGGGTCAGGATCATTCATCTATGATGTATTTTGCGGGTAAGCTGCTTGCTCGTAAATTCCCTCAAGAGTCATGGGAGAAAATCCCCGAATTTTTCCATGATGCCGGATGGGGAACTCTCACGATGGTCCATTCGAAAAAACAGGAAATTGAGTTTGAGCTCGAAGGACCACTTGTATCAAATCGACTTACCTATCAAAAGGAGCCATGCTTTCAGATGGAAGCAGGTTTTATTGCTGAACAAATCCAGCTTCTGAACGAGCACGTGGCTGAATCTTATGAACAAGTGAAAAAGCGTGCTGATAAAGTCATTTTAACCGTTAAATGGGATTTAAGAGACCCTAGCTAACACTCTTTATGAAAGGCGCGGACTTTAGGTCACGCCTTTTTTGTTTGCCTTCTTCTATCATAGCATACTTAGTGAATGGGTTTACGTACGTTTTCCTTTCTAGTATGGGGGTTTCGGATATAAAAAAGAGGTGCACTCTTTTAAGAGATACACCTCCCTGCCTGTTTAAGAATGGGCAGCTACCTTTGATAAATCAAACGCATCGTGCAACGCTTCAACTGCTTTGACCATATCGTCACGGCCAACCACTGTTGAGACTTTGATTTCAGACGTACTGACCATTTTCACTTGTATGTCTTTTTCCGCTAACACAGCGAACATTTCAGCGGCTACGCCTGGATTTGAAACCATACCAGATCCAACGATAGATACTTTGGCTAATTTGCTTTCTGTCTCGATCTGTTCGTAGCCAAGTGCTCCTTTATATTCTTCTAACACTTCAACTGTTTTAGACAAATCATCCGTTTTCACAGAGAAAGAGATCGACGTCTGATTGGTGCTTGTGACGGACTGAATGATGATATCCACATTGATATTTTGCTTCGCAAGTGTCGTAAAGATGGTCGACAATGTGGTGAGACCGCTTGAAAGACCGCACACCGTCACGCGTGTAATCTGATCCTCAAATGCAATGCCTCTGACGACTAAATTTTGTTCCATGGATGATTCCTCCTCAATTAACGTACCCGATTCATTTTCAATACTAGAACGGACTTCTAGTGGGACTTGATAATTTTTCGCAAATTCGACAGCTCTCGGATGCAAGACACCAGCTCCTAAATTAGCCAGTTCGAGCATCTCATCGTATGAAATACCTGCAAGCTTCCGCGCGGCCGGTACATAGCGCGGATCTGTCGTAAATACTCCTGGTACATCTGTGTAAATATCACATTTATCCGCTTTTAGTGCGGCAGCAAGTGCTACAGCCGTCGTATCTGATCCACCGCGTCCAAGTGTTGTAATATGCAGGTCATCTGCAATTCCTTGGAAGCCTGCTACAACCACTACTTTTCCTGCACTTAATTCCTCTTTTATTCTTGATTCATCAATATCGACGATTCTTGCGTTACCGTGTACCTGCTCTGTTTTCATACCAGCCTGCCAGCCTGTAAAGGAAATCGCATCATAGCCTTTTGCTTGCAGCGCCATCGTTAATAAGGAAATGGTCACTTGCTCTCCAGTTGCGAGCAGCATATCCATTTCTCTTTTTCTCGGATGATCTGTGAGTTCTTTCGCTAGGTCTACTAGAACATCCGTTGATTTCCCCATTGCCGACACAACCACAACCACATCATGTCCGGCCTCGCGTTCAGCGATGACCCTTTCTGCAGCATTGCGAATTTTTTCTGTCGATCCAACAGACGTTCCGCCAAATTTTTGTACAATTAGTCCCATGTCTACCACCCTTTTTCAAAAGATCACGTGTGAGAGAAGAGGCAAGAAGCGGCTTTGGAGACTGCCTGCTCACTGCAAATAAAAAAGCAATGAGAGAACAGATCTCCCATTGCTTTATAATCATCATCAAACGATGCAAACAATGAGATAGCCCTCCAAGAAATACATTCTTGACAGCCCTACATTTCTTCAATGTACAGCCAGCGAATAAAATGAGTGGATTTTATTCACTTCGGCGACGCTCCCCTTTCAGCCCTCTTCCTAGATCCCATCGATCTCTGAAGGCTTACTCTTGAAGTTCGCACCTCTATCTTCAACAAACAACACGTTCATTTATTAAATTTAGTCACAATCTTAACAGACTTTTGGAAAAAGTACAATCTATTTTTTTAAAGCTTCCATTAAAAGCTCGGCCGTTTGTTTCGGGATACCAGCCTCCTGAAAGTCTTGGATAGAGGCTTCTTTCATCTTTTTCACAGAGCCAAAATGTTTAAGAAGCTGTTTTTTACGCTTTTCTCCGATACCTGGCACATCGTCTAAAATAGATTGAAATGCATTTTTTCCGCGCAGCTGCCGGTGAAAGCTAATCGCGAACCGGTGCACTTCATCTTGAATACGCTGCAATAAATAGAAGGCCTGGCTATTTCGCTCTAGTGCAACAATTTCCAGTGTATCGCCCATCATCAGATTCGACGTCCGGTGCTTTTCATCTTTGACTAGACCTGCTACTGGAACAGACAGATTCAATTCATTTTCAAGCACATCTATCGCTGCATTGATCTGTCCCTTTCCTCCGTCAATTAAAATCAAATCTGGTAGCGGGAGCTCATCCTTTAACACGCGGGTATATCGCCTTCTAATGACTTCACGCATCGATGCATAATCATCTGGACCTGTGACGGTTTTAATTTTGTATTTTCGGTATTCCTTTTTATACGGCTTCCCGTCCTGAAAGACGACCATGGCAGAAACCGGGTCTGCACCTTGAATATTCGAGTTATCAAATGCCTCAATCCGGTAAGGCATATAAATATTTAGTGCATCTCCAAGCTGCTTCACTGCACCAATGGACCGCTCTTCATCACGCTCAATGAGCGAAAATTTTTCTTTTAAGGCAATTTTGGCATTTTGATGGGCAAGTAAAAGCAAATCCTTTTTCTTTCCTTTTTTCGGCTGATGAACGTTCGTCTCAAGCAATTGTTCAATCATCTCTTGATCTACGCTATCTGGCACCAAAATTTCCTTCGGCAGAAAGTGGTTGTTCTTTGCATAAAATTGTCCCATAAATGTGAGAAACTCTTCCTCAGGGTCTTGATACATAGGAAACAGGCTGACATCACGTTCAATCAATTTCCCTTGCCTGATGAAGAAGACCTGGACACACATCCAGCCCTTGTCATAGGCATATGCAAAAACATCTCGATCTGATAAATCGCTCATCGTCATTTTCTGCTTTTCCATCGTAGAGTCGATATACGCGATTTGGTCTCTCAGTTCTTTTGCCCGTTCGAACTCTAATTGTTCGGCGGCTTCATTCATCTTTTCGGTGAGTTCTTTTTTGATTTGCTGATGTCCTCCGTTTAGAAACCTTATGATTTCGTCCACGAGCTGCTTATTCGTTTCTTCAGAAATGTCATACACACATGGCGCGAGACATTGTCCAAGATGATAATATAAACAGACGCGATCAGGGAGGGTGGCACATTTTCTGAGAGGATATAAACGGTCGAGCAGTTTTTTCGTTTCACGTGCTGCCTGTACGTTCGGGTATGGTCCGAAATATTTCCCTTTGTCCTTTTTCACATGACGGGTGACGATCAGCTTAGGATGCCGTTCATTCGTAATTTTAATAAAAGGATACGTTTTGTCATCCTTGAGCATGACATTGTATTTTGGGTCGTATTTTTTGATTAAATTTAGCTCTAAAATGAGTGCCTCGATATTAGAAGAGGTGACAATGTATTCAAAGTCCTCAATTTCACTGACAAGCCGC
Encoded proteins:
- a CDS encoding succinate dehydrogenase cytochrome b558 subunit produces the protein MSGNKEFFYRRLHSLLGVIPVGLFLIQHLVINHFATNGPEAFNKAAHFMEQLPFRYALELFVIFLPLIYHAVYGVYIAFTAQNNTSRFSYLRNWLFRLQRVSGIITLIFVTWHVWETRIQAQLGAEVNYDMMANILSSPFMLGFYIVGVLSTIFHFANGLWSFAVSWGITVSPRSQRISTYVTLGIFIALSYVGLRAIFAFV
- a CDS encoding YslB family protein, which produces MNKFESNLEQLKEIEVNGFAYELIREVLLPDILGQDHSSMMYFAGKLLARKFPQESWEKIPEFFHDAGWGTLTMVHSKKQEIEFELEGPLVSNRLTYQKEPCFQMEAGFIAEQIQLLNEHVAESYEQVKKRADKVILTVKWDLRDPS
- a CDS encoding aspartate kinase, with amino-acid sequence MGLIVQKFGGTSVGSTEKIRNAAERVIAEREAGHDVVVVVSAMGKSTDVLVDLAKELTDHPRKREMDMLLATGEQVTISLLTMALQAKGYDAISFTGWQAGMKTEQVHGNARIVDIDESRIKEELSAGKVVVVAGFQGIADDLHITTLGRGGSDTTAVALAAALKADKCDIYTDVPGVFTTDPRYVPAARKLAGISYDEMLELANLGAGVLHPRAVEFAKNYQVPLEVRSSIENESGTLIEEESSMEQNLVVRGIAFEDQITRVTVCGLSSGLTTLSTIFTTLAKQNINVDIIIQSVTSTNQTSISFSVKTDDLSKTVEVLEEYKGALGYEQIETESKLAKVSIVGSGMVSNPGVAAEMFAVLAEKDIQVKMVSTSEIKVSTVVGRDDMVKAVEALHDAFDLSKVAAHS
- the uvrC gene encoding excinuclease ABC subunit UvrC, producing the protein MNKLIKEKLSVLPDQPGCYLMKDRQNTVIYVGKAKVLKNRVRSYFTGSHDAKTQRLVSEIEDFEYIVTSSNIEALILELNLIKKYDPKYNVMLKDDKTYPFIKITNERHPKLIVTRHVKKDKGKYFGPYPNVQAARETKKLLDRLYPLRKCATLPDRVCLYYHLGQCLAPCVYDISEETNKQLVDEIIRFLNGGHQQIKKELTEKMNEAAEQLEFERAKELRDQIAYIDSTMEKQKMTMSDLSDRDVFAYAYDKGWMCVQVFFIRQGKLIERDVSLFPMYQDPEEEFLTFMGQFYAKNNHFLPKEILVPDSVDQEMIEQLLETNVHQPKKGKKKDLLLLAHQNAKIALKEKFSLIERDEERSIGAVKQLGDALNIYMPYRIEAFDNSNIQGADPVSAMVVFQDGKPYKKEYRKYKIKTVTGPDDYASMREVIRRRYTRVLKDELPLPDLILIDGGKGQINAAIDVLENELNLSVPVAGLVKDEKHRTSNLMMGDTLEIVALERNSQAFYLLQRIQDEVHRFAISFHRQLRGKNAFQSILDDVPGIGEKRKKQLLKHFGSVKKMKEASIQDFQEAGIPKQTAELLMEALKK